The following nucleotide sequence is from Bacteroidota bacterium.
TAAATTATATGAAATAAGCCGCATAGATAGCACTGGCAATTTTAAAAAGCTACAAATATAATTCTCCAAATACGACTTATGGAATCCCACTATTAATTGAAAATCGTAATGCGAATTTATATCTTATAGGAAGTAATTGGGATACAACTTTTTTTGCTGACAATACTGAGATAATAAAATTTGCGGATGCTACTTTCATTCCAGAGGTTTTGAAAAGTATAATATAACCCTTTTTCCCAATCCAAACTTTGGAGGAACCATTTATTTTTCAAAGCTAGTAATCAATGCAGATATTTCTATACACACAAGCGATGGGGCATTGGTTACAAGCTATCGCAATTTTACAGGCAACGAAATAAGGCCAAATGATAAACTTTTGAGCGGCCTGTATTTTATTACCTTGACTGACCAGCATAACAGTGTTACAAAAAAATTAATAATATATGATGAAAATGAGTAGAATTATATTCGCACTTTACATGTGCTGCCTTACAATTGTTTTTGCTTCTAAAACCAATGCGCAAAGTGATACGCTTAGTACATACCTATATGATGCTGACAGCAATGGTGTATTTGTAACCAAATCTTTTGAGGTATTAGATTTTGAAACTTCAGCAGGAGTAAGCAATGTAATTTTACCAGATACAAGCATTGTAACTTTAATTGATTTTGCGTTATCTCCATCTAGCAAAATCAATATGCTACCAGTAGAAAACAAGTCAATTGAATTATCTCTTTATCCGAATCCTGCTTTTGGCGTAATTACCTTTCAGTTGAATAAGAGTATCCAACTTCCGGCAGTTTTATTTATATTTGATTTAAAAGGGCAATTGGTTTATCAGAGTGCTATAAGTGTGCAGCCAATAATGGAATATCAATTACCTATCAACCAGTTGAACGCAGGAGAATATATTTTAAAATTGGAAAATGAAAGCGAAAGCGTACAAACTAATTTTATTAAACTCTAGCTTAGCTCACGCTATATAGAAAAATAATTTTTATCTGGAGTTGGTGTCTTGTGAGCTAAGGCAACTTAGGCCTATGACCATTTCATCTTTCAGGTCTAAGAACTTTTTATTGAATGTGAAGTTCGCGGGGATGCGAACTTCGGACAAGGTAAGTATGAGGTTAACGGAAACGGAATCTTCGGACAGAAACTATATGAAGTTCGCGAGACGCGAACTTCTGTGCATGATTTTAAACATAGAAAATAGTTCATCAAAATATATCAAAAACAAAACAACTACATCCTATCGAGCGGG
It contains:
- a CDS encoding T9SS type A sorting domain-containing protein; its protein translation is MSRIIFALYMCCLTIVFASKTNAQSDTLSTYLYDADSNGVFVTKSFEVLDFETSAGVSNVILPDTSIVTLIDFALSPSSKINMLPVENKSIELSLYPNPAFGVITFQLNKSIQLPAVLFIFDLKGQLVYQSAISVQPIMEYQLPINQLNAGEYILKLENESESVQTNFIKL
- a CDS encoding T9SS type A sorting domain-containing protein; this translates as MCGCYFHSRGFEKYNITLFPNPNFGGTIYFSKLVINADISIHTSDGALVTSYRNFTGNEIRPNDKLLSGLYFITLTDQHNSVTKKLIIYDENE